In the genome of Monodelphis domestica isolate mMonDom1 chromosome 2, mMonDom1.pri, whole genome shotgun sequence, one region contains:
- the ARMC7 gene encoding armadillo repeat-containing protein 7 isoform X2 translates to MDPKPRVVPEGGRLEYLQALVTEFQETASQEAKEQVLANLANFAYDPNNYQYLRELQVLDLFLDVLSEDSDTLVEFAIGFLHLSATIHSLDLGVNKLLP, encoded by the exons ATGGACCCCAAACCTCGAGTGGTGCCAGAGGGAGGACGGCTAGAATACCTGCAGGCACTGGTCACCGAGTTCCAGGAGACAGCAAGCcaag AAGCCAAGGAGCAGGTCCTGGCCAATCTAGCAAACTTTGCATATGACCCCAACAACTACCAGTATCTCCGGGAGCTACAGGTTTTGGACTTATTCCTTGATGTACTGAGTGAAGACAGCGATACATTAGTGGAATTTGCAATCG gttttctgcatctttctgcaacaattcattctctggatttaggagttaacaagcttcttccttga